CACGAGCCTGCCTTTTCCTACGCTGTTTCGAAGAGCGTCAATGATTTTCCCGGCCAGCCGCTCCAGGAGATTACAGGATTCTCCCTTCATGACCTCCTCCACGCGTGAGACAATACGGGAATAATCAACCGTATCTTCCAGCCGGTCGCTGACCGCGGGTTTGGAAAGATCGCGATACAGCTCCACATCCACCTCAAAAAGCTGAGGCCTGGTTTTTTCTTCGGGCAGAACTCCATGCGTTGCGGTAATCTTCAGTCCTAGAACTCTGATGACATCCATGAATCACCAAATAATTAAATACAGGTATATCGTTAAGTCAGCAACATACAGTAAATAAGAGAAATTGAGTGCTCCTGTGTCTTTAAAGATCCCTCCTGCCTTCGGCATCCCCCCTTA
This genomic interval from Candidatus Latescibacter sp. contains the following:
- the folB gene encoding dihydroneopterin aldolase, with translation MDVIRVLGLKITATHGVLPEEKTRPQLFEVDVELYRDLSKPAVSDRLEDTVDYSRIVSRVEEVMKGESCNLLERLAGKIIDALRNSVGKGRLV